The DNA window AAAACTATGAGGAGGTAACTTACGAGGGTTACGGACAAGGAGGAGTCGCATTTTTTGTAGAGTGTACAACGAATAATACAACAAGAACAGTAGCGAATGTAAGAGCTATTTTTAATAAGTTTGATGGTAACCTTGGAAAGAATGGTGAATTGGCATTTATCTTCGACAGAAAGGGTATTTTTTATATTGATCCTGCTCATGTTAAAATGGACTGGGATGAGTTTGAAATGGAGATGATTGATGGAGGAGCAGAAGATATTGATAAAGATGAAGAAGAAATAATGATTACCACTGCTTTTGAAGACTTTGGTTCTTTATCTCATAAGCTGGATGAGCTTAAAATTGAAGTTAAAAGTGCGGAACTTCAAAGAATTCCAAACAATACGAAAGAAGTTACTGAAGAGCAGTTTAAGGCCAACATGAAGATGCTTGACCGTTTTGAAGAAGATGATGATGTACAGAACGTGTATCACAATATGGAAATTACTGAGGAGTTAATGAATTCTTTATAAAAAATAATATAACATTCATATACAGTTAACTTTCAATTAGTTTCTTTGCATAAAACTATGAAAAGAAATGTTGAGTTAGTTGTTATTTCGGATGTGCATTTGGGAACTTATGGATGTAAGGCTAAAGAGTTACTAAGGTATCTGAATTCAATTCAACCCAAAATTCTGGTTTTGAATGGTGATATCATTGACATCTGGCAATTTAAAAAGTCTTACTTCCCTAAACCTCATTTAAAGGTTATAAAAAAAATCCTCTCGTTTGCCACTAAAAATACAGAGGTATACTATATCACTGGAAATCATGATGAGATGTTCAGGAAGTTTACCGATTTTGAACTAGGTAAACTCAAGGTCTGTAACAAAATTTGTCTTAATATCGATCAAAAGAAAACATGGATTTTTCATGGTGATGTATTTGATGCGTCAGTTCAACACTCCAAGTGGATTGCAAAACTTGGTGGGAAGGGATATGATATGCTGATTGTTATTAATAATGTTGTAAATTGGGTCTTAGAGAAAATGGGACGAGAAAAATACTCATTTTCGAAAAAAATCAAAAACAATGTGAAAAAGGCGGTAAAATATATTGGAGACTTTGAATTAACTGCTTCTGAACTGGCAATAGACAATCATTATGATTATGTCATCTGTGGTCACATACACCAACCTCAAATCCGCAAAGTTGTCAATAAAAAAGGCTCTTGTACTTATCTTAATTCGGGAGACTGGATAGAAAATTTATCAGCCTTGGAATATCATGACAAGGAATGGAAGATTTTCTATTATGATGATCATAAACATTTGCTTCAAGATGATGAAACAGAAGAAATTCAGGATCTTGATACCAGTGATCTTTTGAAAATAGTAACTAATTTTTCCGAATGAAAATCTTATATGCATTTCAGGGGACAGGAAATGGGCATGTGGCGAGAGCTCAGGAGATTATTCCTATTCTTAAAAAATATGCTTCGGTTGATACATTAATCAGCGGTCATCAATCGCAATTAAAGGCCGATTTC is part of the Chryseobacterium paludis genome and encodes:
- a CDS encoding YebC/PmpR family DNA-binding transcriptional regulator, producing MGRAFEYRKASKMARWDKMAKTFSKIGKDIALAVKAGGTDPEANPALRRCIQNAKGANMPKDNVERAIKKASGADAENYEEVTYEGYGQGGVAFFVECTTNNTTRTVANVRAIFNKFDGNLGKNGELAFIFDRKGIFYIDPAHVKMDWDEFEMEMIDGGAEDIDKDEEEIMITTAFEDFGSLSHKLDELKIEVKSAELQRIPNNTKEVTEEQFKANMKMLDRFEEDDDVQNVYHNMEITEELMNSL
- a CDS encoding UDP-2,3-diacylglucosamine diphosphatase; amino-acid sequence: MKRNVELVVISDVHLGTYGCKAKELLRYLNSIQPKILVLNGDIIDIWQFKKSYFPKPHLKVIKKILSFATKNTEVYYITGNHDEMFRKFTDFELGKLKVCNKICLNIDQKKTWIFHGDVFDASVQHSKWIAKLGGKGYDMLIVINNVVNWVLEKMGREKYSFSKKIKNNVKKAVKYIGDFELTASELAIDNHYDYVICGHIHQPQIRKVVNKKGSCTYLNSGDWIENLSALEYHDKEWKIFYYDDHKHLLQDDETEEIQDLDTSDLLKIVTNFSE